From the genome of Spinacia oleracea cultivar Varoflay chromosome 2, BTI_SOV_V1, whole genome shotgun sequence, one region includes:
- the LOC110803136 gene encoding 40S ribosomal protein S18: MSLVANEDFQHILRLLNTNVDGKQKIMFAMTSIKGIGRRYANICCKKADIDMNKRAGELTNAELETLMTVVANPRQFKVPDWFLNRQKDYKDGRYSQVVSNQLDMKLRDDLERLKKIRNHRGLRHYWGLRVRGQHTKTTGRRGKTVGVSKKR, translated from the exons ATG TCTTTGGTGGCGAATGAAGATTTCCAGCATATTTTGCGTTTGTTGAACACCAACGTTGATGGGAAGCAGAAGATCATGTTTGCCATGACTTCAATCAAGGGTATTGGTCGTCGTTACGCCAATATTTGCTGCAAGAAGGCCGACATTGACATGAACAAAAG GGCTGGTGAGCTCACAAATGCAGAGCTAGAAACATTGATGACAGTTGTAGCAAACCCTAGGCAATTCAAGGTCCCAGACTGGTTCCTTAACAGGCAGAAGGATTACAAGGATGGCAGATACAGTCAGGTTGTTTCTAACCAGCTTGACATGAAGCTCAGGGATGATCTTGAGCGTCTAAAGAAGATCAG AAACCATCGTGGTCTTCGACATTACTGGGGTTTGAGAGTGCGTGGACAGCACACCAAGACTACTGGACGTAGGGGAAAGACTGTTGGTGTGTCGAAGAAGCGTTAA